One Dunckerocampus dactyliophorus isolate RoL2022-P2 chromosome 18, RoL_Ddac_1.1, whole genome shotgun sequence genomic region harbors:
- the tex2 gene encoding testis-expressed protein 2 isoform X2, which translates to MSSHSSSSTSSSGGGGQHAETPPPRHMPGPKLQVQRSLSRDTITIHFSALGKEEDDEEEELYGVGTGGERKLHGSGSLEVSMPCCQSVAEGLEVKEELIFESAGVETTVGTAVLHVSSSDGTHTNAASPAMTIIPTSPHLSSTPPTSSSWPSDRPSANIPSTTSSSYSPCKSAGLSSSRPFLSLVRSLSNDVEAREPTPPPTTVAPSHARHRHLMKSFVKSLSTDSSKAENQEGSPQHVQQVQQSQRPPPRNMQLFKQFSQPRLSSTPVIASQIGGDSKTAPSSPTMSPDGRSFFKVQEVEAKIEDTRRRLSEVMSDPLQLFSKIMGEESGTGGVGSGPHRARLLSSSASELSSMTAVNGHSESNSYSIKEEEGAEGDEDEETPTVKGPDSVFFSFPSLTPAQSLSQTSTSTFPRSPSLTLGRCSMSALVARQEDEDFCELYSEDFDLCTDTETPDGDHLGSRGLHTGSTGLCSELDMEDEEKEEEQLETVPWIGLVALTQLVYWYLVLPLPPYVCAVVHGIAAGFALAILVLWLSAPRRSCLAARTQRSQIEPWNVAQLDIKEPGIFKGWMNEIHSYDPEMYHATLTHSVYVRLEGSVLRLSKPNRNISRRATHNEPKPDVTYISQKIYDLTDSKIYLVPQSLARKRVWNKKYPICIELAKQEDFMSKAQGEKSESGEDKLSTLGEKVEHMDKTEKCDAPSEERKRPTSGGGDLTIYLFGRTGREKEEWFRRFLMASQMRSEGRSGSLPKSAFQPSQSHSNQSVAGQEADSGSSGRGSSDELCHPQPRHRESSSASSCGARQKMLLDYNLYMAKYVNPQPAPRSPTTAGSPEQSPERSPQTTKKMHRSSEEPAEPEAWVNAFLGRIFWDFLGEKYWANVVSKKIQMKLSKIRLPYVMNELTLTELDMGFSIPKILHASKPSVDHQGLWFDLEVSYTGSFLMTLETKMNLARLGKEGEGLGEHGKEWPRTYCLADSDEESSSAGSSDEENPPELVSSDKAVPPGGEGYVGGHRPSKIMRFVDKIAKSKYFQKATETEFIKKKMEEVSNTPLLLTVEVQECRGTLAVNIPPPPTDRIWYGFRSPPHLELKARPKLGEREVTLVHVTEWIEKKLDQEFQKIFVMPNMDDVWLPIMHSAMDTRSNASSIANLNDALKGPEPEESEVSYM; encoded by the exons ATGAGCagtcacagcagcagcagcaccagcagcagtggtggtggtggccaGCATGCCGAGACTCCTCCCCCTCGCCACATGCCTGGGCCCAAGCTGCAGGTGCAGCGCTCCCTCTCGCGGGACACCATCACCATCCACTTCTCCGCTCTGGGGAAGGAGGAAGACGACGAAGAGGAGGAGCTTTATGGAGTAGGTACTGGAGGTGAACGCAAGCTGCATGGTTCTGGAAGTTTAGAGGTCTCCATGCCTTGTTGTCAGTCTGTGGCCGAGGGTTTGGAGGTGAAAGAGGAGCTGATTTTTGAATCTGCTGGTGTGGAGACCACCGTTGGAACTGCCGTGCTACATGTTTCTTCGAGTGATGGAACTCACACAAATGCCGCTTCTCCTGCCATGACAATCATTCCCACCAGTCCCCACCTGAGCTCCACTCCTCCCACCAGCTCATCCTGGCCTTCTGACCGTCCCTCAGCCAATATTCCATCCACAACCTCTAGCTCTTACTCCCCTTGCAAGTCTGCAGGGCTTTCCTCCTCCAGACCTTTCCTCAGCCTGGTCAGGTCCTTGTCCAATGACGTGGAGGCTCGAGAACCCACCCCGCCGCCTACCACTGTTGCCCCGTCGCACGCACGCCACAGACACTTAATGAAATCTTTTGTCAAGTCTCTATCTACAGATTCTTCAAAGGCTGAGAACCAAGAAGGGTCTCCTCAGCATGTTCAACAAGTACAGCAATCCCAGCGGCCCCCTCCTCGAAACATGCAGCTCTTCAAACAATTCTCCCAGCCTCGCCTGTCCTCCACCCCCGTCATTGCCAGTCAGATTGGCGGAGACTCCAAAACAGCCCCCTCCTCTCCCACGATGTCGCCAGATGGTCGGTCCTTCTTCAAGGTTCAAGAAGTAGAGGCCAAGATAGAAGACACGAGGCGGAGGCTGTCAGAGGTGATGTCAGACCCCCTGCAGCTCTTTAGTAAGATCATGGGGGAGGAATCGGGCACTGGTGGTGTAGGAAGTGGGCCTCATCGTGCCAGGTTGCTGTCCTCAAGCGCATCGGAGCTAAGCAGCATGACAGCGGTGAATGGACACTCTGAAAGTAACAGCTATAGCatcaaggaggaggagggagcagAGGGTGACGAAGATGAAGAAACTCCCACTGTCAAGGGTCCAGACTCTGTCTTTTTCTCCTTTCCCTCACTGACACCAGCGCAATCTCTTAGCCAGACTTCCACATCCACCTTCCCCAGGTCCCCATCTCTCACATTGGGTCGCTGCTCTATGTCGGCCCTTGTAGCTCGTCAGGAAGACGAGGACTTCTGTGAACTTTACAGTGAAGACTTTGATTTGTGTACTGACACGGAGACGCCAGATGGGGATCACCTTGGATCCCGGGGCCTCCACACTGGTAGCACTGGGTTGTGTAGTGAACTGGACATGGAGGATGAGGAGAAAGAAGAGGAGCAATTGGAGACTGTGCCTTGGATTGGCCTGGTCGCCCTGACACAGTTGGTGTACTGGTATCTAGTCCTTCCACTGCCACCATATGTATGTGCAGTGGTCCATGGGATTGCTGCTGGCTTTGCATTGGCCATCCTGGTCCTTTGGCTGTCAGCTCCACGGCGCTCCTGCTTGGCAGCAAGGACGCAGAGAAGCCAGATAGAGCCGTGGAATGTGGCTCAGCTTGATATCAAGGAACCAGGAATATTTAAG GgctggatgaacgagattcacAGCTACGACCCGGAGATGTACCACGCCACCTTGACACACTCTGTTTACGTCCGCCTCGAGGGTTCCGTCCTGCGTCTGTCCAAGCCCAACCGCAACATCTCCCGCCGTGCCACACACAACGAACCCAAGCCTGACGTCACCTACATCAGCCAGAAGATCTACGACCTCACTGACAGCAAG ATCTATCTGGTGCCACAGAGCCTAGCGAGAAAAAGAGTTTGGAACAAGAAGTACCCCATCTGTATTGAGCTGGCCAAGCAGGAGGACTTCATGTCCAAGGCTCAGGGGGAGAAGTCTGAAAGTGGGGAGGACAAGTTGTCAACACTGGGTGAGAAAGTAGAGCACATggacaaaactgaaaaatgtgacGCACCCTCAGAGGAGCGAAAGAGGCCAACCTCAGGAGGAGGGGATCTGACAATCTACTTGTTTGGGAGGACTGGTCGGGAAAAGGAGGAGTGGTTCCGCAGATTTCTGATGGCTTCCCAAATGAGGTCCGAGGGCCGAAGTGGCAGTCTGCCTAAGAGTG CCTTTCAGCCCTCCCAAAGCCACAGCAACCAGTCTGTCGCAGGCCAGGAGGCCGACAGTGGCAGCAGCGGCCGAGGAAGCTCTGACGAACTGTGCCACCCTCAGCCCCGCCACCGGGAGAGCTCCTCGGCTTCCTCCTGTGGAGCGAGGCAGAAGATGCTCTTGGACTACAACCTCTACATGGCCAAGTATGTCAACCCCCAACCTGCACCCAGAAGCCCAACCACTGCTGGCAGCCCTGAGCAGAGCCCTGAGAGAAGCCCCCAAACTACCAAAAAG ATGCACAGGAGTTCAGAAGAGCCTGCGGAACCAGAAGCCTGGGTCAATGCTTTTCTGGGAAGAATATTCTGGGACTTCCTGGGAGAGAAGTATTGGGCCAATGTGGTCTCCAAAAAGATTCAAATGAAGCTCAGTAAAATCCGG CTGCCGTATGTTATGAATGAGCTCACGTTGACAGAACTAGACATGGGCTTTTCCATTCCCAAGATTCTCCATGCCTCCAAACCCTCTGTGGACCACCAAG GTTTATGGTTTGATCTGGAGGTCTCCTACACGGGTTCCTTTCTCATGACCCTGGAGACCAAGATGAACCTGGCCCGTCTGGGGAAGGAGGGCGAGGGCCTCGGCGAACACGGGAAGGAGTG GCCAAGGACTTATTGTCTGGCAGACAGCGACGAGGAGTCGTCGAGTGCTGGATCTTCAGATGAGGAGAATCCTCCAGAACTTGTTAGCAGTGACAAAGCTGTTCCCCCTGGAGGGGAAGG CTATGTGGGAGGCCACCGACCCAGCAAGATCATGCGTTTTGTGGACAAGATCGCCAAGTCCAAGTACTTCCAGAAAGCCACAGAGACCGAGTTCATTAAGAAGAAGATGGAGGAGGTGTCCAACACGCCGCTGCTGCTCACTGTGGAGGTGCAGGAGTGTCGAGGGACGCTGGCTGTCAACATCCCACCGCCCCCTACTGACAGGATATG GTATGGCTTCCGCAGCCCACCCCACCTGGAACTGAAAGCACGGCCTAAACTCGGAGAGAGGGAGGTGACTCTAGTTCACGTGACTGAATGGATTGAGAAGAAATTAGACCAGGAGTTTCAG AAAATATTTGTCATGCCAAACATGGACGATGTGTGGCTCCCCATAATGCACTCTGCCATGGACACGCGTTCAAATGCCAGCTCCATTGCCAACTTAAACGATGCCTTGAAGGGCCCAGAACCGGAGGAGTCTGAGGTCTCATACATGTGA
- the tex2 gene encoding testis-expressed protein 2 isoform X1 produces the protein MSSHSSSSTSSSGGGGQHAETPPPRHMPGPKLQVQRSLSRDTITIHFSALGKEEDDEEEELYGVGTGGERKLHGSGSLEVSMPCCQSVAEGLEVKEELIFESAGVETTVGTAVLHVSSSDGTHTNAASPAMTIIPTSPHLSSTPPTSSSWPSDRPSANIPSTTSSSYSPCKSAGLSSSRPFLSLVRSLSNDVEAREPTPPPTTVAPSHARHRHLMKSFVKSLSTDSSKAENQEGSPQHVQQVQQSQRPPPRNMQLFKQFSQPRLSSTPVIASQIGGDSKTAPSSPTMSPDGRSFFKVQEVEAKIEDTRRRLSEVMSDPLQLFSKIMGEESGTGGVGSGPHRARLLSSSASELSSMTAVNGHSESNSYSIKEEEGAEGDEDEETPTVKGPDSVFFSFPSLTPAQSLSQTSTSTFPRSPSLTLGRCSMSALVARQEDEDFCELYSEDFDLCTDTETPDGDHLGSRGLHTGSTGLCSELDMEDEEKEEEQLETVPWIGLVALTQLVYWYLVLPLPPYVCAVVHGIAAGFALAILVLWLSAPRRSCLAARTQRSQIEPWNVAQLDIKEPGIFKGWMNEIHSYDPEMYHATLTHSVYVRLEGSVLRLSKPNRNISRRATHNEPKPDVTYISQKIYDLTDSKIYLVPQSLARKRVWNKKYPICIELAKQEDFMSKAQGEKSESGEDKLSTLGEKVEHMDKTEKCDAPSEERKRPTSGGGDLTIYLFGRTGREKEEWFRRFLMASQMRSEGRSGSLPKSAFQPSQSHSNQSVAGQEADSGSSGRGSSDELCHPQPRHRESSSASSCGARQKMLLDYNLYMAKYVNPQPAPRSPTTAGSPEQSPERSPQTTKKMHRSSEEPAEPEAWVNAFLGRIFWDFLGEKYWANVVSKKIQMKLSKIRLPYVMNELTLTELDMGFSIPKILHASKPSVDHQGLWFDLEVSYTGSFLMTLETKMNLARLGKEGEGLGEHGKEWPRTYCLADSDEESSSAGSSDEENPPELVSSDKAVPPGGEGSYVGGHRPSKIMRFVDKIAKSKYFQKATETEFIKKKMEEVSNTPLLLTVEVQECRGTLAVNIPPPPTDRIWYGFRSPPHLELKARPKLGEREVTLVHVTEWIEKKLDQEFQKIFVMPNMDDVWLPIMHSAMDTRSNASSIANLNDALKGPEPEESEVSYM, from the exons ATGAGCagtcacagcagcagcagcaccagcagcagtggtggtggtggccaGCATGCCGAGACTCCTCCCCCTCGCCACATGCCTGGGCCCAAGCTGCAGGTGCAGCGCTCCCTCTCGCGGGACACCATCACCATCCACTTCTCCGCTCTGGGGAAGGAGGAAGACGACGAAGAGGAGGAGCTTTATGGAGTAGGTACTGGAGGTGAACGCAAGCTGCATGGTTCTGGAAGTTTAGAGGTCTCCATGCCTTGTTGTCAGTCTGTGGCCGAGGGTTTGGAGGTGAAAGAGGAGCTGATTTTTGAATCTGCTGGTGTGGAGACCACCGTTGGAACTGCCGTGCTACATGTTTCTTCGAGTGATGGAACTCACACAAATGCCGCTTCTCCTGCCATGACAATCATTCCCACCAGTCCCCACCTGAGCTCCACTCCTCCCACCAGCTCATCCTGGCCTTCTGACCGTCCCTCAGCCAATATTCCATCCACAACCTCTAGCTCTTACTCCCCTTGCAAGTCTGCAGGGCTTTCCTCCTCCAGACCTTTCCTCAGCCTGGTCAGGTCCTTGTCCAATGACGTGGAGGCTCGAGAACCCACCCCGCCGCCTACCACTGTTGCCCCGTCGCACGCACGCCACAGACACTTAATGAAATCTTTTGTCAAGTCTCTATCTACAGATTCTTCAAAGGCTGAGAACCAAGAAGGGTCTCCTCAGCATGTTCAACAAGTACAGCAATCCCAGCGGCCCCCTCCTCGAAACATGCAGCTCTTCAAACAATTCTCCCAGCCTCGCCTGTCCTCCACCCCCGTCATTGCCAGTCAGATTGGCGGAGACTCCAAAACAGCCCCCTCCTCTCCCACGATGTCGCCAGATGGTCGGTCCTTCTTCAAGGTTCAAGAAGTAGAGGCCAAGATAGAAGACACGAGGCGGAGGCTGTCAGAGGTGATGTCAGACCCCCTGCAGCTCTTTAGTAAGATCATGGGGGAGGAATCGGGCACTGGTGGTGTAGGAAGTGGGCCTCATCGTGCCAGGTTGCTGTCCTCAAGCGCATCGGAGCTAAGCAGCATGACAGCGGTGAATGGACACTCTGAAAGTAACAGCTATAGCatcaaggaggaggagggagcagAGGGTGACGAAGATGAAGAAACTCCCACTGTCAAGGGTCCAGACTCTGTCTTTTTCTCCTTTCCCTCACTGACACCAGCGCAATCTCTTAGCCAGACTTCCACATCCACCTTCCCCAGGTCCCCATCTCTCACATTGGGTCGCTGCTCTATGTCGGCCCTTGTAGCTCGTCAGGAAGACGAGGACTTCTGTGAACTTTACAGTGAAGACTTTGATTTGTGTACTGACACGGAGACGCCAGATGGGGATCACCTTGGATCCCGGGGCCTCCACACTGGTAGCACTGGGTTGTGTAGTGAACTGGACATGGAGGATGAGGAGAAAGAAGAGGAGCAATTGGAGACTGTGCCTTGGATTGGCCTGGTCGCCCTGACACAGTTGGTGTACTGGTATCTAGTCCTTCCACTGCCACCATATGTATGTGCAGTGGTCCATGGGATTGCTGCTGGCTTTGCATTGGCCATCCTGGTCCTTTGGCTGTCAGCTCCACGGCGCTCCTGCTTGGCAGCAAGGACGCAGAGAAGCCAGATAGAGCCGTGGAATGTGGCTCAGCTTGATATCAAGGAACCAGGAATATTTAAG GgctggatgaacgagattcacAGCTACGACCCGGAGATGTACCACGCCACCTTGACACACTCTGTTTACGTCCGCCTCGAGGGTTCCGTCCTGCGTCTGTCCAAGCCCAACCGCAACATCTCCCGCCGTGCCACACACAACGAACCCAAGCCTGACGTCACCTACATCAGCCAGAAGATCTACGACCTCACTGACAGCAAG ATCTATCTGGTGCCACAGAGCCTAGCGAGAAAAAGAGTTTGGAACAAGAAGTACCCCATCTGTATTGAGCTGGCCAAGCAGGAGGACTTCATGTCCAAGGCTCAGGGGGAGAAGTCTGAAAGTGGGGAGGACAAGTTGTCAACACTGGGTGAGAAAGTAGAGCACATggacaaaactgaaaaatgtgacGCACCCTCAGAGGAGCGAAAGAGGCCAACCTCAGGAGGAGGGGATCTGACAATCTACTTGTTTGGGAGGACTGGTCGGGAAAAGGAGGAGTGGTTCCGCAGATTTCTGATGGCTTCCCAAATGAGGTCCGAGGGCCGAAGTGGCAGTCTGCCTAAGAGTG CCTTTCAGCCCTCCCAAAGCCACAGCAACCAGTCTGTCGCAGGCCAGGAGGCCGACAGTGGCAGCAGCGGCCGAGGAAGCTCTGACGAACTGTGCCACCCTCAGCCCCGCCACCGGGAGAGCTCCTCGGCTTCCTCCTGTGGAGCGAGGCAGAAGATGCTCTTGGACTACAACCTCTACATGGCCAAGTATGTCAACCCCCAACCTGCACCCAGAAGCCCAACCACTGCTGGCAGCCCTGAGCAGAGCCCTGAGAGAAGCCCCCAAACTACCAAAAAG ATGCACAGGAGTTCAGAAGAGCCTGCGGAACCAGAAGCCTGGGTCAATGCTTTTCTGGGAAGAATATTCTGGGACTTCCTGGGAGAGAAGTATTGGGCCAATGTGGTCTCCAAAAAGATTCAAATGAAGCTCAGTAAAATCCGG CTGCCGTATGTTATGAATGAGCTCACGTTGACAGAACTAGACATGGGCTTTTCCATTCCCAAGATTCTCCATGCCTCCAAACCCTCTGTGGACCACCAAG GTTTATGGTTTGATCTGGAGGTCTCCTACACGGGTTCCTTTCTCATGACCCTGGAGACCAAGATGAACCTGGCCCGTCTGGGGAAGGAGGGCGAGGGCCTCGGCGAACACGGGAAGGAGTG GCCAAGGACTTATTGTCTGGCAGACAGCGACGAGGAGTCGTCGAGTGCTGGATCTTCAGATGAGGAGAATCCTCCAGAACTTGTTAGCAGTGACAAAGCTGTTCCCCCTGGAGGGGAAGG CAGCTATGTGGGAGGCCACCGACCCAGCAAGATCATGCGTTTTGTGGACAAGATCGCCAAGTCCAAGTACTTCCAGAAAGCCACAGAGACCGAGTTCATTAAGAAGAAGATGGAGGAGGTGTCCAACACGCCGCTGCTGCTCACTGTGGAGGTGCAGGAGTGTCGAGGGACGCTGGCTGTCAACATCCCACCGCCCCCTACTGACAGGATATG GTATGGCTTCCGCAGCCCACCCCACCTGGAACTGAAAGCACGGCCTAAACTCGGAGAGAGGGAGGTGACTCTAGTTCACGTGACTGAATGGATTGAGAAGAAATTAGACCAGGAGTTTCAG AAAATATTTGTCATGCCAAACATGGACGATGTGTGGCTCCCCATAATGCACTCTGCCATGGACACGCGTTCAAATGCCAGCTCCATTGCCAACTTAAACGATGCCTTGAAGGGCCCAGAACCGGAGGAGTCTGAGGTCTCATACATGTGA